From the genome of Bombus pascuorum chromosome 2, iyBomPasc1.1, whole genome shotgun sequence, one region includes:
- the LOC132916411 gene encoding uncharacterized protein LOC132916411 translates to MYQERKEDSRVQTMIVKINNIRSTIKSLEESLMITRSLEAERWLRYSNLKGKNKIMMDDLRKANKRNKNMLNLFRQSVTDIRLGSDITLPDSLKKEVQRSWHQKYDALLTRNEQLKRELNSRNLLLKEKTQEISSLQQKLLTLGDRLVERNESVESICKKYLTLKRRKDEQEILLRGSIETLQDTLRKSNDGAFEKDSEISSILGKDALSGREIRRSDGLAYENSFLRVLLQKAKRSYKTSGNSSAISFD, encoded by the exons ATGTATCAAGAACGTAAGGAAGATTCTCGTGTGCAAACAatgattgtaaaaataaataatatacgcAGTACCATAAAATCTTTGGAGGAAAGTCTGATGATTACCCGGAGCTTAGAAGCGGAGCGATGGCTACGATACTCaaatttaaaaggaaaaaacaaaataatgatGGACGATCTTAGAAAAGCAAATAAacgcaataaaaatatgcTCA ATTTATTTCGACAGAGTGTTACTGACATTCGTCTTGGAAGTGATATTACGTTGCCAGATTCTTTGAAAAAGGAAGTACAAAGATCTTGGCATCAAAA gTATGATGCTTTATTAACGCGCAACGAGCAATTAAAACGAGAACTTAATTCCCGAAATTTGCTTCTTAAAGAGAAAACGCAGGAG ATCAGTAGTcttcaacaaaaattattaacgcTTGGTGATAGACTCGTCGAACGGAACGAATCCGTGGaaagtatttgtaaaaaatacttGACTTTAAAAAGACGAAAAGATGaacaagaaattttgttacgtGGTTCTATCGAAACGTTACag gATACATTGAGGAAATCAAACGACGGGGCCTTCGAAAAAGATTCTGAAATATCTTCGATACTCGGTAAAGATGCGTTGTCAGGTCGAGAAATTCGACGTAGTGATGGGCTGGCTTacgaaaattcttttttaagagTTCTTCTGCAGAAAGCGAAACGCAGTTACAAAACTAGCGGAAATAGCAGCGCTATTTCTTTTGATTAA
- the LOC132916405 gene encoding uncharacterized protein LOC132916405 — MQSSLPSQTIGCIGKCTSGLSIHDLDQITDNIHKTLTHPRGREIFRNFLEQRGLTDNLKCLALYETCLQILTEESNFSHSKKETTLESLTNRVMQVKEIAEDLGGVRQIDMELLQRFNEALNSNSRSSLLSILADTKNRCRDHLNRVHGSFKQYASKPCPRIK, encoded by the exons ATGCAGTCCTCTTTACCGAGCCAAACCATCGGCTGCATCGGGAAATGTACTTCTGGACTAAGTATCCATGACTTAGATCAGATTAcagataatatacataaaactCTGACTCATCCACGAGGAAGGGAGATTTTTAGAAACTTTTTGGAACAACGTGGTCTCACGGACAACCTCAAGTGTTTGGCATTGTACGAAACATGTTTGCAGATTCTCACAGAAGAGAGTAACTTTTC ACActctaaaaaggaaacaacaCTGGAGTCGTTAACCAACAGAGTTATGCAAGTGAAAGAAATAGCTGAAGATTTGGGCGGTGTACGGCAGATAGATATGGAACTTCTACAACGTTTCAATGAAGCGTTAAATAGCAATTCGAGGAGTTCTTTGCTCAGCATATTAGCAGATACCAAAAATCGATGCCGCGATCATTTGAATCGTGTTCATGGAAGTTTCAAACAATATGCATCGAAACCGTGTccaagaattaaataa
- the LOC132916383 gene encoding THUMP domain-containing protein 1 homolog — protein MYVQKRKESYFHNHNYNQKRRKQFNLEPGIKGFLCTCNFSEKECVRDAYKLLNEFADEIYGPVTTKDFDNDNSKEKSEKDDSVSETKNIDNEDDISVALNKQINELKAEYSKTINARRFQVVDTGVKNVIFIKSTLTNPLELVTKIITELDNTKQQRTRFLLRLLPIEVICKANMNDIKSKADVMLEKYFAQEPKTFSIVFNRHSNNNIHRDEVIKDLAEIINKKNPGNKADLKNPELAVIVEMIRGFCLMSIAPNYYKFKKYNLLEICNTKEPTNTIKQKEENASIEKKKVTNPDKTNITENKHLTTEIIHDDEESKN, from the exons ATGTACGTCCAAAAGCGAAAAGAGAGTTACTTTCATAATCATAATTATAACCAAAAAAGACGTAAACAATTCAATTTGGAACCAGGTATAAAAGGTTTCTTATGCACATgcaatttttctgaaaaagaaTGTGTACGCGATGCTTATAAATTACTTAATGAATTTGCTGATGAAATTTATGGACCAGTTACCACAAAG GACTTTGATAATGATAATTCCAAAGAAAAATCCGAGAAAGATGATTCTGTGAGTGAGACAAAGAACATTGATAACGAAGATGATATTTCAGTTGcattaaacaaacaaattaatgaattaaaagcAGAATATTCAAAGACAATAAATGCCAGAAGATTCCAg gtAGTTGATACTGGTGTgaagaatgtaatttttataaaaagtactTTGACAAATCCATTAGAATTAGttactaaaattattactGAATTGGATAACACAAAACAGCAACGCAcaagatttttattaagattACTTCCAATTGAAGTTATCTGTAAAGCAAATATGAATGACATTAAATCTAAAGCAGATGTAatgcttgaaaaatattttgcacaGGAACCAAAAACATTTAGTATTGTATTCAA tcgCCACAGTAACAATAATATACACAGAGATGAAGTAATCAAAGACTTAgcagaaataataaacaaaaaaaatccTGGAAATAAAGCAGATTTGAAAAACCCAGAACTTGCTGTAATTGTTGAAATGATACGTGGTTTTTGTCTTATGTCTATTGCTCcaaattactataaatttaaaaaatataatttactagAAATATGTAATACCAAAGAACCCACAAATACCATAAaacagaaggaagaaaatgcttccatcgagaaaaagaaagtgacGAACCctgataaaacaaatataacagaaaacaAACATTTAACAACAGAAATAATTCATGACGACGAAgaatcaaaaaattaa
- the LOC132916406 gene encoding prefoldin subunit 4 — protein sequence MSARKNVQAGFQPDSDVYITYEDQQKINKFARQNAKMDDLKEELKVKQNELKNLEDACDEIVLLDEDAKIPYYIGEVFIYEDLEKTQNYLDEIKEKKKKEIFNLESKCVDLKNIITELKTQLYAKFGNRINLEAEED from the exons ATGTCAGCACGAAAAAACGTTCAAGCTGGATTCCAACCG GACTCTGATGTTTATATTACGTACGAAGatcaacaaaaaattaataaatttgcaagACAGAATGCTAAAATGGATGACTTAAAGGaggaattaaaagttaaacag AATGAATTAAAGAACTTAGAAGATGCATGTGATGAAATAGTTCTTTTGGATGAAGATGCAAAGATTCCATATTACATTGGTgaagtttttatttatgaagaCTTAGAAAAGACACAG AATTACTTAGATGagattaaagaaaagaagaaaaaggagatcTTTAATTTGGAAAGTAAATGTGTCGAtttgaagaatattataaCTGAGTTAAAAACACAACTATATGCAAAATTTGGTAACCGTATAAATTTAGAAGCAGAGGAGGATTAA
- the LOC132916388 gene encoding SET and MYND domain-containing protein 4-like isoform X1, which produces MDIAKELVLNLKQTNISHAGYGLQKECESLIGHILQNMVKSQFPELIPEVKNEEDSIHYREEGNQHFVMGDDNEAIKYYTMSLAYANDNKLMSYAYANRSAALYRKQMFKECLIDIDAALSLGYPEEKRKNLEERAAKAIEEIKKRLQLTKDDHIDIETLKNMCLSEKINEEPGGVRYRNGNVKLSEDLNKNFSINEKKDLINDSNGISKDNDKEKQLRYLADEGPLKLTYGPSKEAPAASDGISISFSEKYGRHLVATKEFKPGDVITIENPYAYVIYTQRYYTHCHHCLSRSYNLIPCLHCPVAQYCSEKCRKSAWEMAHQIECPIMALVGNLLNVDKDKIRMLTKIIRFLIVVTSKGKKFDELRVDMELAESNPDNRSAGFTDEGILDSTSARSALSLATNMTTRPLIGISAFACISALAAILLATQTNFFCNKYEVDQLKDISNYPKIIFSGSLMFRACVIMSSNCFSVQQEPGIKTGSGLYVTHSLYNHSCAPNTFRHFEELTMITRALRPIYPGDQIFTNYGAAYAYMTKSERREKIIQDYFFECDCIACAFNWPTYDEILQKHIGSIKKNKELVERLKPYKQRLVKNMYDIDAVKSVLDILYKKVSQPCEEIVHAEQYLKSYYLGKFK; this is translated from the exons ATGGATATAGCAAAGGAAttagtattaaatttaaaacaaactaATATATCACATGCAGGGTATGGTTTACAAAAAGAATGTGAATCTCTTATTGGTCATATTTTGCAAAACATGGTAAAGTCTCAATTTCCAGAATTAATTCCTGAAGTAAAAAATGAGGAAGACTCTATCCACTATAGAGAAGAAG GAAACCAACATTTTGTAATGGGTGATGATAATGaagctataaaatattatacaatgagTTTAGCATATGCAAATGATAATAAACTTATGTCATATGCTTATGCCAATCGGTCTGCTGCTTTATATAGAAAACAAATGTTCAAAGAATGTTTGATAGATATTGATGCTGCTTTAAGTCTTGGATAtccagaagaaaaaagaaaaaatctgGAAGAAAGGGCAGCCAAGGCTatcgaagaaattaagaaaagatTACAACTTACAAAGGACGATCATATTGATATAGAAACACTTAAGAATATGTGTTTATCAGAAAAGATAAATGAGGAACCTGGAGGTGTAAGATATAGAAATGGAAATGTTAAACTTTCAGaagatttgaataaaaattttagcatcaatgaaaagaaagatttaatCAATGATTCTAATGGAATATCCAAAGATAATGATAAGGAAAAACAGTTAAGATACTTAGCTGATGAAGGTCCTTTAAAGTTAACTTATGGTCCAAGTAAAGAGGCTCCTGCTGCTAGTGACGGTATCagcatttctttttctgaaaaatatggGCGTCACTTAGTAGCTACAAAGGAATTTAAACCAGGAGATGTAATTACTATTGAAAATCCATATGCTTATGTTATTTATACACAAAG ATATTATACACACTGTCATCACTGTTTATCAAGAAGCTATAATTTAATTCCTTGCTTACACTGTCCTGTGGCTCAATACTGTTCAGAAAAGTGTAGAAAATCAGCTTGGGAAATGGCTCATCAAATAGAATGTCCAATTATGGCATTAGTAGGAAACTTACTTAATGTTGATAAAGATAAGATACGAATGCTTACCAAAATTATTAGATTCCTTATTGTAGTAACATCAAAGGGCAAGAAATTTGATGAACTGCGAGTGGATATGGAACTAGCTGAATCTAATCCAG aTAACAGATCTGCAGGATTTACAGATGAAGGCATATTGGACAGTACCAGCGCACGATCTGCTTTGAGTCTCGCTACCAATATGACAACGCGACCACTTATTGGAATCAGTGCTTTTGCTTGTATATCAGCTCTTGCAGCTATCCTCTTAGCCACTCAGACTAATTTCTTCTGCAATAAATATGAAGTGGAccaattaaaagatattagcAATTATCCAAAGATCATATTCTCTGGAAGCCTTATGTTTCGCGCCTGTGTTATAATGTCTTCAAATTGTTTTTca gtgCAACAAGAACCAGGAATTAAAACAGGTTCAGGATTATATGTAACACATAGTTTGTACAACCATTCTTGCGCACCAAATACATTTCGTCATTTTGAAGAGCTAACAATGATTACTCGCGCTTTAAGACCAATATATCCTGGAGATCAAATATTCACAAATTATGGTGCTGCATATGCATATATGACAAAATctgaaagaagagaaaaaataatacaagacTATTTCTTTGAATGCGATTGTATCGCGTGTGCATTTAATTGGCCAACGTACgatgaaattttgcaaaaacacattggttctattaaaaaaaataaagagcTTGTAGAAAGATTAAAACCTTATAAGCAAAGATtggtaaaaaatatgtatgataTTGATGCAGTAAAGTCAGTccttgatatattatataagaagGTATCCCAGCCGTGTGAAGAAATCGTACATGCGGAACAATACCTGAAGAGTTATTACTTAGgtaaatttaagtaa
- the LOC132916388 gene encoding SET and MYND domain-containing protein 4-like isoform X2 — protein sequence MDIAKELVLNLKQTNISHAGYGLQKECESLIGHILQNMVKSQFPELIPEVKNEEDSIHYREEGNQHFVMGDDNEAIKYYTMSLAYANDNKLMSYAYANRSAALYRKQMFKECLIDIDAALSLGYPEEKRKNLEERAAKAIEEIKKRLQLTKDDHIDIETLKNMCLSEKINEEPGGVRYRNGNVKLSEDLNKNFSINEKKDLINDSNGISKDNDKEKQLRYLADEGPLKLTYGPSKEAPAASDGISISFSEKYGRHLVATKEFKPGDVITIENPYAYVIYTQRYYTHCHHCLSRSYNLIPCLHCPVAQYCSEKCRKSAWEMAHQIECPIMALVGNLLNVDKDKIRMLTKIIRFLIVVTSKGKKFDELRVDMELAESNPDNRSAGFTDEGILDSTSARSALSLATNMTTRPLIGISAFACISALAAILLATQTNFFCNKYEVDQLKDISNYPKIIFSGSLMFRACVIMSSNCFSVQQEPGIKTGSGLYVTHSLYNHSCAPNTFRHFEELTMITRALRPIYPGDQIFTNYGAAYAYMTKSERREKIIQDYFFECDCIACAFNWPTYDEILQKHIGSIKKNKELVERLKPYKQRLVKNMYDIDAVKSVLDILYKKVSQPCEEIVHAEQYLKSYYLDP from the exons ATGGATATAGCAAAGGAAttagtattaaatttaaaacaaactaATATATCACATGCAGGGTATGGTTTACAAAAAGAATGTGAATCTCTTATTGGTCATATTTTGCAAAACATGGTAAAGTCTCAATTTCCAGAATTAATTCCTGAAGTAAAAAATGAGGAAGACTCTATCCACTATAGAGAAGAAG GAAACCAACATTTTGTAATGGGTGATGATAATGaagctataaaatattatacaatgagTTTAGCATATGCAAATGATAATAAACTTATGTCATATGCTTATGCCAATCGGTCTGCTGCTTTATATAGAAAACAAATGTTCAAAGAATGTTTGATAGATATTGATGCTGCTTTAAGTCTTGGATAtccagaagaaaaaagaaaaaatctgGAAGAAAGGGCAGCCAAGGCTatcgaagaaattaagaaaagatTACAACTTACAAAGGACGATCATATTGATATAGAAACACTTAAGAATATGTGTTTATCAGAAAAGATAAATGAGGAACCTGGAGGTGTAAGATATAGAAATGGAAATGTTAAACTTTCAGaagatttgaataaaaattttagcatcaatgaaaagaaagatttaatCAATGATTCTAATGGAATATCCAAAGATAATGATAAGGAAAAACAGTTAAGATACTTAGCTGATGAAGGTCCTTTAAAGTTAACTTATGGTCCAAGTAAAGAGGCTCCTGCTGCTAGTGACGGTATCagcatttctttttctgaaaaatatggGCGTCACTTAGTAGCTACAAAGGAATTTAAACCAGGAGATGTAATTACTATTGAAAATCCATATGCTTATGTTATTTATACACAAAG ATATTATACACACTGTCATCACTGTTTATCAAGAAGCTATAATTTAATTCCTTGCTTACACTGTCCTGTGGCTCAATACTGTTCAGAAAAGTGTAGAAAATCAGCTTGGGAAATGGCTCATCAAATAGAATGTCCAATTATGGCATTAGTAGGAAACTTACTTAATGTTGATAAAGATAAGATACGAATGCTTACCAAAATTATTAGATTCCTTATTGTAGTAACATCAAAGGGCAAGAAATTTGATGAACTGCGAGTGGATATGGAACTAGCTGAATCTAATCCAG aTAACAGATCTGCAGGATTTACAGATGAAGGCATATTGGACAGTACCAGCGCACGATCTGCTTTGAGTCTCGCTACCAATATGACAACGCGACCACTTATTGGAATCAGTGCTTTTGCTTGTATATCAGCTCTTGCAGCTATCCTCTTAGCCACTCAGACTAATTTCTTCTGCAATAAATATGAAGTGGAccaattaaaagatattagcAATTATCCAAAGATCATATTCTCTGGAAGCCTTATGTTTCGCGCCTGTGTTATAATGTCTTCAAATTGTTTTTca gtgCAACAAGAACCAGGAATTAAAACAGGTTCAGGATTATATGTAACACATAGTTTGTACAACCATTCTTGCGCACCAAATACATTTCGTCATTTTGAAGAGCTAACAATGATTACTCGCGCTTTAAGACCAATATATCCTGGAGATCAAATATTCACAAATTATGGTGCTGCATATGCATATATGACAAAATctgaaagaagagaaaaaataatacaagacTATTTCTTTGAATGCGATTGTATCGCGTGTGCATTTAATTGGCCAACGTACgatgaaattttgcaaaaacacattggttctattaaaaaaaataaagagcTTGTAGAAAGATTAAAACCTTATAAGCAAAGATtggtaaaaaatatgtatgataTTGATGCAGTAAAGTCAGTccttgatatattatataagaagGTATCCCAGCCGTGTGAAGAAATCGTACATGCGGAACAATACCTGAAGAGTTATTACTTAG ACCCATAA